One stretch of Paenibacillus sp. AN1007 DNA includes these proteins:
- a CDS encoding 2,3-butanediol dehydrogenase, producing the protein MKALRWHGVKDLRLEHITEPQPEQGKVKIKVEWCGICGSDLHEYTAGPIFIPAQDPHPLTGEKAPIVMGHEFSGQIVEVGEGVSRFQAGDRVVVEPIYACGHCEACKQGRYNLCDKMGFLGLAGGGGGFSEYVTADENMVHAISDSISYEQGALVEPSAVALHAVRQSKLNVGDTAAVFGAGPIGLLVIEALKASGASDIYVVELSPERKAKAEELGAVVIDPTECNVVEEIHKRTHGGVNVAYEVTGVPRVLQQAIDSTCIGGELMIVSIFEQEAPIQPNSIVMKERTVNGIIGYRDVFPAVIRLMEKGFFPADKLVTKRIVLDEVVEHGFEALLKEKNQVKILVKAE; encoded by the coding sequence ATGAAAGCATTGCGTTGGCATGGTGTTAAAGATCTTCGTCTGGAACATATTACTGAACCTCAACCTGAACAGGGCAAGGTGAAAATAAAAGTGGAATGGTGCGGCATCTGCGGCAGCGATCTGCACGAATATACAGCTGGACCTATTTTTATCCCTGCTCAAGATCCGCATCCGCTAACAGGGGAGAAAGCACCGATTGTGATGGGGCATGAATTCTCCGGGCAAATTGTTGAAGTGGGTGAAGGGGTAAGTCGTTTTCAAGCGGGGGACCGTGTAGTTGTGGAGCCAATTTATGCATGTGGTCATTGTGAGGCTTGTAAACAGGGCAGATACAATCTCTGTGACAAGATGGGATTTTTGGGTCTGGCCGGAGGCGGAGGCGGTTTCTCCGAGTACGTGACAGCCGATGAGAACATGGTTCATGCGATTTCGGATTCAATTTCTTACGAGCAGGGTGCTCTCGTTGAACCTTCTGCAGTAGCCCTTCACGCAGTACGCCAAAGCAAGCTGAACGTTGGCGATACTGCAGCGGTATTCGGTGCAGGACCAATTGGACTGCTGGTGATCGAGGCGCTTAAAGCATCCGGTGCTTCAGATATTTATGTTGTCGAACTGTCACCGGAACGCAAAGCTAAAGCAGAAGAGCTGGGTGCAGTTGTGATTGACCCAACCGAATGTAATGTGGTTGAGGAGATTCACAAGCGTACCCATGGCGGTGTGAATGTGGCTTATGAAGTAACCGGAGTTCCACGTGTGCTGCAGCAGGCTATTGACTCAACATGCATCGGCGGCGAGCTGATGATTGTAAGTATTTTCGAACAGGAAGCTCCGATTCAGCCGAACTCGATCGTAATGAAAGAACGTACTGTGAATGGTATCATCGGTTATCGTGATGTGTTCCCGGCTGTCATTCGGTTGATGGAAAAAGGATTTTTCCCTGCGGACAAGCTGGTGACCAAACGAATTGTGCTGGATGAGGTCGTAGAACATGGATTCGAAGCGCTGTTGAAAGAGAAAAATCAGGTGAAAATCCTGGTTAAAGCAGAGTAG
- a CDS encoding SRPBCC family protein translates to MVEVTTVTKIYAPIEDCFDLARDIEVHTQTVWKHTRERAVAGVTSGRIGSGDTVTFEAVHFGIRQRLTSRITAYERPFLFVDEMKRGAFKSMRHEHHFSSCGEKGTCMTDTLRFEAPLGFLGWAAERLVLKRYMKAFLESRNAKLKVMLEQCVRNKDS, encoded by the coding sequence ATGGTCGAAGTGACTACTGTGACGAAAATTTATGCTCCCATTGAAGATTGTTTTGATCTGGCTCGTGACATTGAGGTTCATACACAGACGGTATGGAAGCATACAAGAGAACGAGCTGTTGCCGGGGTAACCAGCGGACGAATTGGGTCAGGAGATACGGTAACGTTCGAAGCCGTGCATTTTGGCATAAGACAGAGATTGACATCACGGATTACTGCCTACGAGCGGCCTTTTCTGTTTGTTGATGAGATGAAGCGTGGAGCGTTTAAAAGCATGCGGCATGAACATCATTTCAGCAGTTGTGGGGAGAAGGGGACCTGTATGACAGATACACTCCGCTTTGAAGCACCGCTCGGATTTCTTGGCTGGGCAGCAGAACGGCTTGTATTAAAAAGATACATGAAGGCTTTTCTGGAAAGTCGTAATGCTAAACTCAAAGTGATGCTGGAACAGTGTGTGAGAAACAAAGATTCATAG
- a CDS encoding LacI family DNA-binding transcriptional regulator, with protein MSKDQKITIKDVAERAGVGIATVSRAINNSDGISSATREKVMQAIEELGFVPNTSAQSLKIRQTHQIALVVPDIRNAIIPEISWSVEQTAKQHGYHVVQINTAGNARTELETIRNVKKLHVDGLIFMPLAYPKTLPGLIDKAPLPISIINYGKKLEPGIKADIVSLSQPEGKLVMDHLFKIGRTRIAYAGAPKDIIEERYRAYEQAVGHVDISLVYFGEDFSLATGASAADYFYGLTHMPDAVYAINDMVAIGLVNRFKALGVRVPEDVAVVGVDNNQWTTVSSPQISSVSIMGEEVARLATELLLKRIREMSTVDYEHIQFEPRLIVRESSVAMIRSSSS; from the coding sequence GTGAGTAAAGATCAGAAAATCACAATTAAAGATGTCGCTGAACGTGCTGGGGTGGGAATTGCGACGGTATCACGAGCGATTAATAATTCGGACGGGATCAGCAGCGCAACACGGGAAAAGGTGATGCAGGCTATCGAAGAGCTGGGATTTGTGCCAAACACTTCAGCCCAGAGTCTGAAGATCCGCCAAACACACCAAATTGCACTTGTTGTTCCAGACATCCGAAATGCAATCATTCCCGAAATCTCTTGGTCTGTTGAACAGACCGCGAAACAGCATGGATACCATGTTGTACAGATTAATACGGCAGGCAATGCCAGGACTGAGCTTGAAACGATACGTAACGTCAAGAAATTACACGTAGACGGTCTCATTTTTATGCCACTAGCATATCCCAAAACGCTGCCTGGATTAATCGACAAGGCTCCCCTCCCCATCTCCATCATTAACTACGGGAAAAAACTGGAGCCGGGCATCAAAGCGGATATCGTCTCCTTATCACAGCCTGAAGGGAAACTGGTCATGGATCATCTGTTCAAAATCGGAAGAACTCGGATCGCTTATGCCGGAGCCCCGAAAGATATCATCGAAGAACGTTATCGCGCTTATGAACAGGCTGTTGGACATGTGGATATTTCGCTTGTGTATTTCGGCGAAGATTTCTCACTAGCGACAGGAGCAAGTGCGGCGGACTATTTCTACGGACTCACACATATGCCGGATGCTGTTTATGCGATTAATGACATGGTCGCGATTGGACTTGTAAACCGCTTCAAAGCACTGGGTGTGCGCGTTCCCGAAGACGTCGCTGTGGTGGGGGTGGATAACAATCAGTGGACGACCGTTTCATCGCCTCAGATCAGCTCTGTATCAATCATGGGGGAGGAGGTTGCCCGGCTCGCGACTGAACTGCTGCTCAAGCGAATTCGCGAGATGAGCACTGTGGATTATGAACATATCCAGTTTGAGCCGCGCCTGATTGTGCGTGAGTCCAGCGTAGCCATGATCCGCTCTTCTTCAAGCTAG